One window of the Rosa rugosa chromosome 3, drRosRugo1.1, whole genome shotgun sequence genome contains the following:
- the LOC133738627 gene encoding ribonuclease TUDOR 1-like translates to MASQWYRGRVKAVPSGDSLVIQALQSNKTRIPPEKSQNTITLLSVRAPKLAGEDRSTDEPFAWDSREYLRKLCIGKEVVFSIEQGVGSVFLDNNNVAALVVQKGWAAVTSPSTTPYNCELQFHMDQAFNKGLGRWSTVPGAAEASIRTLPPQLNLETMKTLLAANKGKRIEAIVEEVVDGSIVLAHLLPEFQFVPVIVAGTQAPYIGPDAYPLIPFALEAKFFTESRVLNRDVHIVLEGVDEFSKFSRLIGSLYYPDGDSEKDLGLELVENGYAKYVPWSAKVMGEDARQRLKTAEFEAKKNKLRIWTHFVPPATNSKPIHDQNFTGTVVEVVSGECVIVANDSGERRVNLSSIWCLKMGNPRRGDKPAAYAREAKELLRTRLIGRQVNVQMEYSRKVGQADADSSRVIDFGSVFIKAEGEDKSNQAEENVAELVVACGFGNVIKHRDFEERSRYYDALLAAESGAIAGKKGLHSSKEAPVVHMTDLTMITAKKARDVLPSLQRSRRVSVVVEYVLSGHRFKLYIPKETCSISFSLSGVRCPGRDEPYSDEAIAVMRRRLMQRDVEIEVETVDRNGTFLGTLWESGTNASIALVEAGLAKYIPFGGSDKIQDGHLLERAMKNAKTKKLKIWENFEGKPNKQKELKVVITEVLDRGKFYVQTVGDEKSASIQQQLTSLNLEEAPSGSDAFNPREGDIVLAQFSADNSWNRARIVNARKDKFEVFYIDYGNQEVVPYSQLRPLNSSAASAPGLAQLCSLAHVTVPSLEEEFGQEAGEYLSECTLDKEFTAVIEGRDISGGKFAKGQGTGPALMVTLFAVDNADSINAAMLQNGLASLDNQKRSWKSRTLREFQEKAQTFRQGMWHDYYESDHHENRAPPARKAAGK, encoded by the coding sequence ATGGCATCACAATGGTATAGGGGCAGAGTCAAGGCTGTTCCTTCAGGTGATTCCCTTGTCATCCAGGCCCTTCAGTCAAACAAGACCAGAATCCCACCGGAAAAAAGTCAAAACACTATTACTTTATTATCAGTTCGTGCTCCCAAACTGGCCGGTGAAGATCGCAGTACTGATGAGCCTTTTGCATGGGACAGCAGAGAGTATCTGAGGAAGCTCTGCATCGGAAAGGAGGTGGTTTTCAGCATTGAGCAGGGCGTCGGCTCTGTTTTCCTTGACAACAATAATGTTGCAGCCCTTGTTGTTCAAAAAGGGTGGGCAGCTGTCACGTCACCGAGCACAACTCCTTACAATTGTGAGCTGCAGTTTCACATGGATCAAGCCTTTAATAAAGGTCTTGGTCGCTGGAGCACGGTTCCAGGTGCCGCGGAGGCATCCATTAGGACTCTACCTCCCCAACTCAACTTAGAGACCATGAAGACTCTGTTGGCTGCAAACAAGGGCAAGCGCATAGAAGCTATTGTCGAGGAGGTTGTTGATGGCAGTATTGTTCTGGCTCACTTGCTTCCGGAGTTTCAGTTTGTCCCAGTCATTGTTGCAGGAACTCAGGCGCCCTACATTGGACCTGATGCTTATCCTTTGATTCCTTTCGCACTAGAAGCTAAGTTTTTCACGGAGTCTCGTGTGTTGAATAGAGATGTGCATATTGTTCTGGAAGGTGTTGATGAGTTCAGCAAGTTCAGCCGTCTGATTGGGTCTCTGTATTACCCGGATGGAGACTCCGAAAAGGACTTAGGGCTGGAGCTTGTGGAGAATGGTTATGCTAAATATGTACCATGGAGTGCGAAAGTGATGGGTGAAGATGCAAGGCAGCGGCTCAAGACTGCAGAGTTTGAAGCTAAGAAAAACAAGCTGAGGATTTGGACACACTTTGTACCCCCAGCTACAAATTCCAAGCCAATTCATGACCAGAATTTCACGGGAACAGTTGTGGAGGTTGTAAGTGGGGAATGTGTCATTGTGGCTAATGATTCTGGAGAGCGGAGAGTCAATCTTTCGAGTATTTGGTGTCTGAAGATGGGAAATCCTCGTAGAGGTGATAAGCCAGCTGCATATGCACGTGAAGCCAAGGAGTTGCTGAGGACACGCCTTATTGGACGCCAAGTGAATGTTCAAATGGAGTATTCAAGGAAGGTAGGCCAAGCAGATGCAGATTCTTCCAGAGTAATAGATTTTGGATCAGTCTTTATTAAGGCTGAGGGGGAAGATAAAAGCAACCAGGCTGAGGAAAACGTTGCTGAGCTTGTGGTTGCATGTGGCTTCGGCAATGTTATCAAACACCGAGATTTTGAGGAGAGATCAAGATACTATGATGCCCTTCTTGCTGCTGAATCAGGCGCTATTGCTGGAAAGAAAGGACTACATTCTTCCAAGGAGGCCCCCGTTGTGCACATGACAGACTTGACAATGATAACGGCCAAGAAAGCAAGAGACGTCTTGCCATCCTTGCAGCGAAGTAGGAGAGTTTCTGTAGTTGTGGAATATGTCCTCAGCGGTCATCGTTTTAAACTATACATTCCCAAGGAGACATGCAGcatttccttctctctctccggtGTGAGATGTCCCGGTCGCGATGAGCCCTATTCGGATGAAGCAATTGCAGTAATGAGGCGAAGATTAATGCAGAGAGATGTTGAGATTGAAGTGGAGACTGTTGATAGAAACGGAACTTTCTTGGGAACTCTATGGGAGTCAGGGACCAATGCGTCAATTGCCCTCGTTGAAGCTGGCCTTGCCAAATATATTCCCTTTGGTGGCAGTGACAAGATCCAAGATGGCCACCTTCTTGAACGAGCTATGAAAAATGCAAAAACGAAGAAGctgaaaatttgggaaaattttgAAGGAAAACCCAACAAACAGAAAGAACTAAAGGTAGTGATTACAGAAGTTTTGGACAGAGGTAAATTTTATGTGCAGACAGTTGGGGACGAGAAGAGTGCCTCTATTCAGCAACAGCTTACTTCTTTGAACCTTGAAGAAGCTCCTTCTGGAAGTGACGCTTTTAATCCTAGGGAGGGTGACATTGTCCTTGCTCAGTTTAGTGCAGATAATTCTTGGAACCGAGCTAGGATTGTCAATGCGCGAAAAGACAAGTTTGAAGTGTTCTACATTGACTATGGTAATCAAGAGGTTGTCCCTTACAGTCAGTTACGGCCTCTTAACTCTTCTGCTGCCTCTGCACCTGGTCTTGCTCAGCTATGCAGCCTTGCACATGTTACTGTCCCGAGCTTGGAGGAGGAGTTTGGTCAAGAAGCAGGAGAGTATTTGAGTGAGTGCACATTGGACAAAGAGTTCACGGCCGTGATTGAGGGAAGGGATATTTCCGGAGGAAAATTTGCTAAAGGCCAGGGAACCGGACCAGCTCTTATGGTAACTCTGTTCGCGGTAGATAATGCTGACAGTATAAATGCTGCCATGCTTCAGAATGGACTTGCTAGTCTAGATAACCAGAAGAGGTCTTGGAAGTCTCGTACCTTGAGAGAGTTCCAGGAAAAAGCACAAACCTTCCGCCAGGGGATGTGGCATGATTATTACGAGTCTGATCATCATGAGAACAGAGCTCCTCCTGCAAGAAAGGCTGCTGGCAAGTGA